From Apium graveolens cultivar Ventura chromosome 9, ASM990537v1, whole genome shotgun sequence, the proteins below share one genomic window:
- the LOC141683041 gene encoding dual specificity protein phosphatase PHS1-like has protein sequence MSRDTDHHHKQDIYAFQKDEDDKEIDFGSYDYEAPMPLTRTSRVLYMLGDITSGSGYKFAQWLELVRKRSSQYRNPGLSPDPRPTDTMPFLSVGEPSSDSTDALSTDQMTEFSLLDRLGKAAMLDIESTSFSWNMLSSVHRTENSSSTEPSEDEMNKPLEVTVNSGGVLFFALFSQPKRDGSPSKEAVAVIKISSTRMATQSERLGYEFAKWLGVLTPQARVVHNLSNEWLQIKEAAERVRDAANADGDEIGEMTCSELLEALELSRCLFLMNYIHGSPLLESSIAFESREGAAKTAAALGRILLLDLVIRNEDRLPCQLLRWRGNFANLLLADKIASVYVDGMKEPFESIINKYRPTIIRALQKELRSTSVDSRLSHKPGLVSQNSDLSDIMESPKSSQALPKSQTSTEVAISDLHIVAIDSGVPRRPPASKRANDRAKYPKLVELLINSSRYASQVLYEVSGGKLGSSPENTDTVDVSHLIDMSSIVHDFRRGFRSAVRDLQGFHIFLLTLHQKLDSLLKAFLNIIEKTSNTEVDKEDVDAVASASGSSAQPTGCVPCPSTPSKERPPIDNQTDLNESEVQKGTPKASSLGCKATSDSGSPMYRDGGHGRFNKGHSESFRTMFLTSKLRDFHKFAKDDVELNKEIEQWNEMLKVEAVRLCQENNFSSGFFESGESSSVIDAYELKVRLEHILERIALISDAANTEKPSLISGTLFIGGALAARSQYTLQHLGITHILCLCSNEIGQSDSQYPEIFEYKNFSISDEEDANIDDLFAEAHHFIDEVEQIGGKVLVHCFEGRSRSATVVLAYLMLKKNFTLLKAWNTLKRVHRRAQPNDGFAKILLDLDRKLHGKVSMEWQQRRPTMKVCPICGKNAGLSSSSLKLHLQKSHKKLSSGSVDSAMSMEIEKVVDALKISRGGSVSPKQQSHSMID, from the exons ATGTCCAGAGACACAGATCATCATCACAAACAAGACATTTACGCTTTCCAG AAAGACGAGGACGATAAGGAAATCGATTTCGGATCTTATGATTATGAAGCTCCTATGCCTCTTACCCGCACCTCTCGG GTGTTGTACATGTTAGGCGACATTACGTCGGGTTCTGGGTATAAGTTCGCTCAGTGGCTTGAATTGGTTCGAAAACGCAGCAGCCAATACCGTAATCCAGGCTTGTCTCCCGACCCTCGTCCAACAGATACTATGCCCTTCTTAAG TGTAGGAGAACCAAGTTCGGACTCCACTGATGCTCTCTCTACTGATCAAATGACAGAATTTAGTTTATTGGACCGACTTGGTAAAGCAGCCATGCTGGATATTGAGTCAACTTCTTTCTCTTGGAACATGCTTTCTTCTGTTCACCGCACAGAGAATAGTAGCAGCACCGAGCCATCTGAGGATGAAATGAACAAACCATTAGAG GTTACAGTGAATTCTGGAGGAGTTCTTTTTTTTGCACTATTCAGCCAACCTAAAAGGGACGGATCTCCATCAAAAGAAGCAGTTGCAGTAATTAAAATTTCATCCACGAGAATGGCGACTCAATCAGAACGCCTAGGCTATGAATTTGCCAAATGGCTAGGTGTCTTAACTCCTCAA GCTCGAGTTGTACACAATCTTAGTAATGAGTGGTTGCAGATCAAGGAAGCTGCAGAAAGGGTACGAGATGCAGCAAATGCAGATGGTGATGAAATTGGTGAAATGACATGTTCGGAACTTTTAGAAGCTCTTGAGCTGAGCCGCTGCCTTTTTCTAATGAA TTACATACATGGATCTCCTCTACTGGAAAGTTCAATTGCATTTGAATCACGAGAAGGTGCTGCAAAAACTGCAGCAGCCCTCGGCCGAATCTTGCTGTTGGATCTTGTCATCAGAAATGAAGATAGACTTCCTTGTCAGCTGCTGAGGTGGCGTGGAAATTTTGCAAATTTATTGCTCGCTGACAAAATTGCATCAGTATATGTTGATGGAATGAAGGAACCCTTTGAATCTATAATCAATAAATACCGACCAACTATAATTCGGGCCCTCCAAAAGGAGCTAAGATCAACTTCAGTTGATAGCAGACTCTCCCATAAACCGGGATTGGTTTCACAAAACTCTGATCTTTCTGACATTATGGAATCTCCGAAATCGAGCCAAGCACTACCTAAAAGCCAAACTTCAACAGAAGTAGCAATATCGGACCTTCATATCGTGGCGATTGATTCTGGTGTTCCCCGTCGACCCCCTGCTAGTAAACGTGCAAATGATCGGGCAAAGTATCCGAAGCTGGTCGAGCTTCTTATCAACAGTTCTCGATATGCATCACAAGTTTTGTATGAGGTGAGTGGAGGAAAACTTGGCTCTTCTCCAGAGAACACTGATACAGTGGATGTTTCTCATTTAATTGACATGTCTTCAATTGTTCATGATTTCCGGAGGGGGTTCCGTTCAGCCGTTCGCGATTTGCAGGGATTTCATATATTTCTTCTTACTCTTCACCAGAAATTAGACAGCCTTTTAAAAGCATTTCTTAATATTATAGAAAAAACCTCCAATACTGAGGTTGACAAAGAGGATGTTGACGCGGTGGCTTCTGCTTCTGGATCCTCAGCTCAACCTACAGGCTGTGTTCCTTGTCCATCCACTCCAAGTAAAGAACGTCCACCCATTGATAACCAAACAGATTTAAATGAATCAGAGGTGCAGAAAGGTACTCCTAAGGCATCATCACTAGGATGCAAAGCTACGTCAGATTCGGGTTCCCCCATGTATCGAGATGGCGGCCATGGGAGGTTCAACAAAGGACATTCGGAATCCTTCCGTACAATGTTTTTGACATCCAAGTTACGTGACTTTCACAAATTTGCTAAG GATGATGTGGAACTAAACAAAGAAATCGAGCAGTGGAATGAAATGCTTAAAGTTGAAGCAGTTAGACTGTGCCAGGAGAACAATTTCAGTTCGGGGTTCTTTGAGAGCGGCGAGAGTAGTAGTGTTATTGATGCTTATGAGTTAAAG GTTAGGCTTGAGCACATTCTTGAGAGGATTGCATTAATATCTGATGCGGCCAACACAGAAAAGCCATCGTTAATTTCAGGAACACTGTTCATTGGCGGGGCCCTGGCTGCCAGATCTCAGTACACGCTGCAACATTTAGGAATCACACATATTTTGTGCTTGTGCTCTAATGAAATTGGACAGTCAGATTCTCAGTATCCTGAGATTTTCGAGTACAAAAATTTCTCA ATAAGCGATGAAGAAGATGCAAACATTGATGATCTTTTTGCAGAGGCGCATCATTTTATTGACGAGGTTGAACAAATAGGAGGAAAGGTCCTAGTTCATTGCTTTGAAGGGAGAAGCCGAAGTGCAACAGTAGTACTAGCATACTTGATGCTCAAGAA GAACTTCACTTTGCTAAAAGCATGGAATACTCTGAAGCGAGTCCATCGTCGTGCTCAGCCAAATGATGGTTTTGCAAAGATACTTCTGGACCTTGATCGGAAGCTGCATGGAAAGGTTTCCATGGAATGGCAGCAGCGTAGACCAACGATGAAGGTCTGTCCGATATGTGGGAAGAATGCAGGCTTGAGCAGCAGCTCATTAAAGCTACATTTGCAGAAATCACACAAGAAACTATCATCGGGTAGTGTGGACAGTGCCATGTCAATGGAGATTGAGAAAGTGGTGGATGCTCTGAAGATAAGCCGAGGTGGGAGCGTCAGCCCCAAACAGCAATCTCATTCAATGATAGACTAG